In Miscanthus floridulus cultivar M001 chromosome 5, ASM1932011v1, whole genome shotgun sequence, one genomic interval encodes:
- the LOC136451557 gene encoding uncharacterized protein — MEILESALLGEFIRYIKSNWSAHSRVDQRRRRLRQLVSKVRAVVDAAEGGAGAAVRDESFSAWLQVLRSEALRGQEVLDDAARATAVASSARRFLAGFKALFVCSAEVDRLAEAVEQLELLAGPGGDLDMFVRVLSLDAAWAAATEEDMDVDGRPAPGARHRQEGGGCSCGCAGTVAALLPSPGAKRKRACGRYGGGGSGVDAGSTSRGEVDAVQPQKRRHLSWMRSHQGLPSGFGRVSSAPREPAAAPALPRSRRARTVALAMSRIRRRIGKPTTTRHQREPSLGRQFSRITL; from the coding sequence ATGGAGATCCTGGAATCGGCCCTGTTGGGGGAGTTCATCCGCTACATCAAGTCTAACTGGTCGGCGCACTCGCGGGTGGACCAGCGCCGGCGCCGCCTGCGCCAGCTCGTCTCGAAGGTACGTGCCGTGGTGGATGCCGCCGAGGGCGGCGCGGGGGCGGCCGTGCGGGACGAGTCGTTCTCGGCCTGGCTGCAGGTGCTCCGATCCGAGGCGCTGCGGGGGCAGGAGGTGCTCGACGACGCGGCCCGCGCCACGGCCGTCGCCAGCTCCGCCCGCCGCTTCCTCGCGGGCTTCAAGGCGCTCTTCGTCTGCAGCGCCGAGGTGGACCGCCTCGCGGAGGCCGTCGAGCAGCTCGAGCTCCTGGCGGGGCCCGGCGGCGACCTCGACATGTTCGTCAGGGTCCTCAGCCTGGACGCCGCCTGGGCCGCCGCCACGGAAGAGGACATGGACGTCGACGGGCGCCCGGCACCCGGTGCTCGCCACCGGCAGGAGGGGGGCGGTTGCAGCTGTGGATGCGCGGGCACCGTTGCGGCCCTCCTCCCCTCGCCTGGCGCCAAAAGGAAGCGCGCGTGTGGCCGctatggcggcggcggctcgggcgTCGACGCCGGCTCGACGTCGCGCGGCGAGGTCGACGCGGTGCAGCCGCAGAAGCGGCGCCACCTGTCGTGGATGCGCTCGCACCAGGGGCTCCCGTCCGGCTTCGGTAGGGTCTCCTCCGCACCTCGtgagccggcggcggcgccggcgttgCCTCGCTCGCGTCGCGCCCGGACGGTGGCATTGGCGATGTCTAGGATTCGACGCCGCATTGGAAAGCCGACGACGACGAGGCACCAGCGGGAGCCCAGCCTCGGACGGCAGTTCTCGCGGATTACGTTGTAG